CAGCTTGCCGTCCACGCCCTGGGCGACGGCCTCGGCGACGTCGCCGACATAGACCGGCTGGAACCGGGTGTTGCCGCCACCGATCAGCGGCAGGACCGGCGCGATGCGCGCCATCGCGCCGAAGCGGTTGAAGAAATCATCCTCCGGACCGAACACGATCGATGGTCTCATGATCACGGCATCCGGGAACGCGGTCCGTACGGCGGCTTCGCCGGCGGCCTTGGTCCGGGCGTAGTTGGACTCGGAGTTCGCATCCGCCCCGATGGCCGAGATATGGACCAAGCGACCGACGCCGGCGTCCCGGGCCGCGGCGGCGACGGCGCCGGGGCCGACGGCCTGGACGACATCGAAGCTCTGACGGCCGGATTCATAGAGAATGCCGACGAGATTGACGACCGCATCGGAGCCGGCAATCGCGCGATCGATCGACTCGCGATTGCGGATGTTGGCCTGGACGGCGTGGATCTGGCCGACGCCGCCGAGCGGCTGCAGGAACCCGGCCAGATCGGGCCGGCGCACGGCAACGCGCACCCGATAGCCGCGCCGCGCCAGCGCGCGCACCACATGTCGGCCGACGAAACCCGAG
This Microbaculum marinisediminis DNA region includes the following protein-coding sequences:
- a CDS encoding complex I NDUFA9 subunit family protein, yielding MATGYVRSELVTVFGGSGFVGRHVVRALARRGYRVRVAVRRPDLAGFLQPLGGVGQIHAVQANIRNRESIDRAIAGSDAVVNLVGILYESGRQSFDVVQAVGPGAVAAAARDAGVGRLVHISAIGADANSESNYARTKAAGEAAVRTAFPDAVIMRPSIVFGPEDDFFNRFGAMARIAPVLPLIGGGNTRFQPVYVGDVAEAVAQGVDGKLTSGTVYELGGPEIRTFKQLLEYILKVTGRRRILAPLPFEIAKLKAWFLQMFPKPLLTVDQVRLLARDNVVSEEAIKEGRTLEGIGIDPNAIETVVPAYLARYRKAGQFSSPDRTVSQS